One genomic region from Vibrio sp. STUT-A11 encodes:
- a CDS encoding aldo/keto reductase produces the protein MEYTTLSNNLEMPMAGFGVFQVTDKEECKQSVLSAIRAGYRLIDTAAVYGNEDAVGDAVREAIEEGLCTREDLFITSKLWVQDMSNYDTAKAGIEASLEKSGLEYFDLYLLHQAMRDYFSAWRAMEDAYEEGKLKAIGVSNFYAHVLANFCETVKITPMVNQIELHPYHAQPGALETMKHYGVQPEAWAPLGGGRHRPFEDEMLKGIAQAHGKTVAQVILRWNLQRGVTVIPKSVKQERIEENFDIWGFTLSEEEMDKISSLDLGYVGEAVKHFNPDFVRGCLGVKIHD, from the coding sequence AACAACCTAGAGATGCCGATGGCAGGCTTTGGTGTTTTTCAGGTTACCGATAAAGAAGAATGCAAACAGTCAGTACTCAGTGCTATCCGTGCTGGCTATCGCCTCATTGATACTGCCGCCGTCTACGGTAATGAAGATGCCGTCGGTGACGCAGTACGTGAAGCCATTGAAGAAGGGCTTTGTACGCGCGAAGATCTCTTTATCACGTCAAAGTTGTGGGTTCAAGACATGTCGAATTACGATACGGCTAAAGCGGGTATCGAAGCGTCACTTGAAAAGTCTGGTCTAGAGTATTTCGATTTATATCTACTACACCAGGCAATGCGAGACTATTTTAGTGCTTGGCGCGCGATGGAAGATGCTTACGAAGAAGGCAAGCTCAAAGCGATTGGCGTGTCTAACTTCTACGCACATGTGTTGGCGAACTTCTGTGAGACAGTAAAAATCACACCCATGGTTAACCAGATTGAGCTACACCCCTATCATGCTCAGCCGGGCGCGCTAGAAACAATGAAGCATTACGGCGTTCAGCCTGAAGCATGGGCACCATTAGGTGGTGGTCGTCATAGACCTTTTGAAGATGAGATGCTAAAGGGCATTGCGCAAGCACACGGCAAAACAGTTGCTCAAGTTATTCTGCGCTGGAATTTACAGCGCGGTGTCACTGTGATTCCTAAATCGGTTAAACAAGAACGCATTGAAGAAAACTTCGATATTTGGGGTTTCACGCTTTCAGAAGAAGAGATGGATAAAATCAGCAGCCTTGATTTAGGTTACGTTGGCGAAGCGGTTAAGCACTTCAATCCTGATTTTGTTCGCGGCTGTCTCGGCGTGAAAATTCACGACTAA
- a CDS encoding BCCT family transporter produces the protein MKSIVSSRRRYKSDHTAKYETDYCAGQDNVKILGMDIHNPVFGISASLILLFIILTLIFPEGAKDALMAARTWSITNFDWFFIVGCNLFVAFCLILLVSPLGKIRLGGLNATPEFSTVSWFSMLFAAGMGIGLMFWSVAEPVAYYTDWYGTPLNVEASTEEARKMALSATIYHWGLHPWAIYAVVGLALAFFTHNKGLPLTIRSAFFPILGERCWGPIGNFIDILAVLATIFGLATSLGFGAQQAAGGLSHLFGVSSGISTQIAFVVVVTGIAVISVARGLDGGVKILSNINMLIAAGLVALLVVIGPTLSILNTFGDIAVGYADNFVPLSNWIGREDSDWFHGWTVFYWAWWVSWSPFVGMFIARVSKGRTVREFVTAVLLIPTLVTMVWLSVMGGTAMEQATTGVGELANGISDVSLAMFQMFENLPLSTLLSVVGILLVLVFFVTSSDSGSLVIDSITAGGKEDVPVGQRIFWAIVEGFIAIALLLGGGSEALTALQAGAITTGLPFTLVLVLMCWSLYKGLLSEIHLYRKA, from the coding sequence ATGAAAAGCATAGTGAGTAGCCGAAGAAGATATAAATCTGATCATACCGCTAAATATGAAACAGACTACTGTGCAGGGCAAGATAACGTCAAAATTTTGGGGATGGATATACACAACCCGGTTTTTGGTATCAGCGCTAGTTTAATTTTATTGTTCATCATTTTGACGCTCATTTTTCCTGAAGGCGCAAAAGATGCACTTATGGCAGCTCGAACTTGGTCAATCACAAATTTTGACTGGTTCTTCATTGTCGGATGTAACCTATTTGTCGCTTTCTGTTTAATACTACTGGTTTCACCACTTGGTAAAATTCGCTTAGGTGGATTAAACGCGACGCCAGAATTTTCAACGGTCTCATGGTTTAGCATGCTGTTCGCGGCTGGTATGGGTATTGGTCTGATGTTCTGGAGTGTGGCTGAACCTGTCGCCTACTATACCGATTGGTACGGTACGCCTTTGAATGTGGAAGCAAGTACTGAAGAAGCCAGAAAAATGGCACTGAGTGCAACGATCTACCATTGGGGTTTACACCCTTGGGCGATTTATGCCGTAGTCGGCTTGGCCTTAGCATTCTTTACACATAACAAAGGCCTACCGCTCACTATCCGTTCTGCTTTTTTCCCAATTCTTGGTGAGCGTTGCTGGGGCCCGATTGGTAACTTCATCGATATTCTTGCCGTTCTCGCCACTATCTTTGGCCTTGCGACGTCTCTTGGTTTTGGCGCGCAGCAAGCTGCTGGTGGTCTTAGCCATCTATTCGGTGTCTCAAGTGGTATTTCTACTCAAATCGCATTTGTTGTAGTAGTAACGGGTATTGCGGTAATTTCAGTCGCACGAGGACTGGATGGCGGAGTGAAAATATTGAGTAACATTAACATGCTCATCGCGGCAGGTTTAGTTGCTCTTCTTGTGGTCATTGGACCGACTCTATCTATTTTAAATACGTTTGGTGATATCGCGGTAGGTTACGCCGATAACTTCGTGCCACTTTCAAATTGGATTGGACGTGAAGATTCAGACTGGTTCCATGGCTGGACGGTATTCTACTGGGCGTGGTGGGTATCTTGGTCACCTTTTGTAGGTATGTTTATCGCACGTGTATCAAAAGGACGTACTGTTCGTGAGTTCGTCACCGCTGTACTACTTATCCCAACTTTGGTCACTATGGTTTGGTTAAGTGTGATGGGCGGCACGGCGATGGAACAGGCGACGACTGGTGTCGGTGAGCTAGCAAATGGTATCAGCGATGTTTCTCTGGCAATGTTCCAAATGTTTGAAAACTTGCCATTGTCTACGTTGCTATCAGTGGTTGGTATCTTGCTCGTACTGGTCTTTTTTGTGACGTCTTCAGACTCGGGCTCATTGGTTATTGATAGTATCACTGCGGGTGGTAAAGAAGATGTACCAGTTGGACAGCGTATCTTCTGGGCAATTGTTGAAGGCTTTATTGCTATTGCACTACTGCTTGGAGGTGGCTCAGAAGCACTAACAGCGTTGCAAGCTGGTGCGATTACGACTGGCCTGCCGTTCACGCTCGTATTGGTGTTGATGTGTTGGAGCTTATACAAAGGGCTACTATCTGAAATCCACTTATACCGCAAAGCATAA
- a CDS encoding electron transfer flavoprotein subunit beta, translated as MPHNQTDTLRVSTLVSIGAHPDTGRARRSATDARAVELAMNLEGCELEVLHAGNPQDPALGYYSGMGLSQIRVLSQDEQDDAVNTLSSYFRDDMPDIVLTGMRAENGESSGTLPFFLAQELGCPIVMGVAEILSVENGTARVLQALPRGQRRAINVSLPFIASVDFAAQEPRQSAFGRARRCEVVAEEVDGKQLDKERMTWEVSIAKPKAKRLKVVKAKSAADRFKAATAKAESTGGKVLKDQPVSEMAQVVFDLLLEEGVVSK; from the coding sequence ATGCCGCATAATCAAACCGACACACTGCGTGTCAGTACGTTAGTTTCCATTGGTGCGCACCCGGATACCGGACGTGCGCGCCGTTCAGCGACCGATGCACGTGCCGTCGAACTGGCGATGAACTTAGAGGGTTGTGAGTTAGAGGTACTTCACGCAGGTAATCCTCAGGATCCAGCTCTGGGGTATTACAGCGGGATGGGCCTTTCTCAAATTCGTGTTTTGTCCCAGGACGAACAGGACGATGCGGTCAACACATTGTCTTCGTACTTTCGAGATGACATGCCCGACATCGTTCTGACAGGAATGCGCGCGGAAAATGGCGAATCTTCAGGCACACTACCTTTTTTTCTTGCTCAAGAGTTGGGTTGCCCGATTGTTATGGGCGTCGCAGAAATTCTGTCTGTCGAAAATGGTACAGCACGCGTACTGCAAGCGTTACCACGAGGACAACGCAGAGCGATTAATGTTTCTCTGCCATTTATTGCCAGTGTGGATTTCGCCGCTCAAGAGCCACGACAAAGTGCTTTTGGTCGCGCACGTCGTTGTGAAGTCGTCGCAGAAGAGGTCGATGGTAAACAATTAGACAAAGAAAGGATGACTTGGGAAGTCAGTATCGCTAAGCCGAAAGCGAAACGCTTGAAAGTCGTAAAAGCAAAAAGTGCAGCTGATCGCTTTAAAGCAGCGACAGCAAAAGCAGAATCGACTGGAGGTAAGGTTCTTAAAGACCAACCTGTCAGTGAAATGGCTCAGGTGGTGTTTGACTTACTTCTAGAAGAAGGGGTGGTAAGTAAATAA